In Deltaproteobacteria bacterium, the sequence ACCGGATCGCCGACCGTTCGTTCTTGCTGCGGCTCGACGGCGACGCGTGGTCGGTCGAACCCATTGCACTGGATGGCATTCGTCTTCACGCGTTCGATCTTGCCGACGCCGACAACGGCCTCGCGGTTGGAGCGGACGCATCGGGGACGAGCGGCGCGATTGCGTGGCTTTCCGATGGAAAGTGGTACTCGGCGACGCCGCCCGAGGTTTCGGTCGACTGGATGTTGTCCGATGTCGCGTACACCGGCGACGCGACTGCCGTGTTCGCGGGCCGGTCCTACGATGTCGGCGTCGGCGTTCTGCTGGACTGGCTCGATGGATCGATCGCGTCGAGCGCGCTGCCGACCGTCACCTCGTCGTGGGACCTGCGGACCGCGTGTTCCCTCGGCGAAGCGAAGTCCGAGTTCGACGCCGACGCGCTGGTCGCCGGATCGGATCGAGAGAGCGGCGGCGGCGTGGTGCTCCGGCGCGCGGGCGGTGCGTGGTCGCTCGACGGCCTGCTGCCGTTCGCACCGAACGCCCTCGTCGCGTTCTGAACTAGCGCGAGAGCACCAGCGTCTGGAGCATGTCGCGGGCTTCGTCGGACGAGAGGTTTTTCAGTTTGGCCACCTCGACCGCGCCTTCGGTGCGATCGAGTTTCTCCGCAAGCCGTCGCGCGGCCAGTTGCTCTCCCGCCGGCGCGCGCACGATCAGCGAGTTCGATCGCGGTTCCGCGGTGAAGACGCACTCGCACCCGCGTCCAGAAACGCCACCCGCCTTGCCGAACAGCTCTTGCAGCACCTGCGCGAGTTGCGCGGCGTTCACGTAATCCAGACGAATGACATCGATAGCCGTCGCAGCTCCTTCGGTGTCCATGCGGGTGACGAGCTCGCGCACGCGCGCGGCGTTCGCCGCCGTCGCGATCACGATGATCGCGTTGCGACCCGGCGCGGGAGCGGCCTTCTCGTCGGGCGACAGCAGCGTCGACGCGGACGAGGCGACCGCGTCGGCTTTCGCGTAACGCAGTTCGATGAGATCGGTGACGAACTCCTCGCCGCCGCCGGGCGCCTTGGCGGCGAAGGTGGAAATCGCCTCGGACGCGGCCTTGCTTCGGGGAACGATTTTCACGATCGCTCCGGACTCGACCGCCGTAAATCCGTTGACCGCAAGCGCCGAGAGCGTGACGTTCCAGACCTCGGCGGCCGTCAGCGGCGCGGGGCTGACGAGCGTGACCGTTCCCGTCACCCCCGGATCGACGAGGATGTTCTTTCCCGTGATCTTCGCCACCTCGCGAAGGAATTCCTGAATCGGGCGATCCTGCGCGTCGAGCGTGTATCGACGCTCTTCCGCGCCCGCGCGACCGGTCGCCGCCATGACGAAGGCGAGGCAAAGCGCCAGGACGACCGTTCGTCGAACCGACACCATCTTCGCGAATTTTTCCGTTCCGAACGCTTGGATCATGGCGGCAACTTGATCGCGCGGTGTTCAAAGGTCAATGCCCGCCCGTCGATTGCAAAATCATGGACGTTGGTTACACTTTGAGTCGATTGCAATTCGGGTTCCGGAAATCGGAACCGGGGGCGACGATGAGCGACGACGGGTCGTCGAATTCGGATCAGCGCGGGCATCCGCGGGTTCCGGTGAACATCCGGGTCATGTTCGGCATCACGAAACCCGACCGGGTGGGCTTCGTTCAGGATGTGTCGAAATCGGGTCTGCGTATCCGCGCGCGCAAGGCATTTCCGCCCAAGACGCAGCTTGTGATGAAGATCGAGATCCCCGGGCGCGGGATGTATCCGCTCACCGGCGTCGTGCGTCGCGCGCGAGTGATCGAACCCGCGCTTCCCCCGTTCGAGCCCGTCGAGATGGGGCTCGTCGTGATCGATCAGAGCCGTCAGCTTCTGCAACTGATCGAGGACCTGCTGGCGATCTATCGCAACCGGCGATCGCGGGAGCGGCGCGAGCGCACTCTGCGCGTGCGAATGGGCGAAGCCAGACGGCTCATCGACGAGTACACGCACAACGTCGGCGAGGGAGGCGTGTTCGTTGTGACCGAAAGTCCGCCTGCGAAGGACGAAGTCCTGCTCACGCAGCTCGAACTCCCGGAACCCTGGGGCTCGATCCGCGCCGAGTGCCAGGTGGTGCACGTCGTCGATCAG encodes:
- a CDS encoding PilZ domain-containing protein gives rise to the protein MSDDGSSNSDQRGHPRVPVNIRVMFGITKPDRVGFVQDVSKSGLRIRARKAFPPKTQLVMKIEIPGRGMYPLTGVVRRARVIEPALPPFEPVEMGLVVIDQSRQLLQLIEDLLAIYRNRRSRERRERTLRVRMGEARRLIDEYTHNVGEGGVFVVTESPPAKDEVLLTQLELPEPWGSIRAECQVVHVVDQDEAAATGRLPGAGLRFVAFSYGDDRKYREYITAAFEQSADSAS